The following proteins are encoded in a genomic region of Candidatus Campbellbacteria bacterium:
- the leuS gene encoding leucine--tRNA ligase, with protein MESYDHKKIEEKWRKEWERQELFRAQDEDKRPKFYSLIEFPYPSGNLHVGHWYAFSVPDIFARYKRMKGFNVLYPMGFDAFGLPAENAAIKNKLNPREWTLGNIEYMRNQLRSMGASFDWSREVVTCDPSYYKWTQWLFLQIYNKGLAYQKETEVNWCPSCKTVLANEQVVAGHCERCETEVEKRLMKQWNLKITDYAPRLLSDLDTLQYPEAIKEAQRNWIGASEGAQIKFEIRNSKFEKLDFVEVFTTRPDTLFGATYLVLAPEHELVEKLKGTISNFAEVQKYATESRKKAEIDRMAEGREKTGVKLEGVVAINPANKEEIPIFIADYVLASYGTGAIMAVPAHDRRDYEFARRYELPMVHVIDPLNEHDVDTWGYPTFAPHQLEDETVAQTSERHRLSELDLIKKGERCYEGHGVLVNSNQFNGKNTEEVKREITESVGGEMKTTYRMRDWIVSRQRYWGCPIPIIHCEKCGPVPVPEKDLPVILPEIDDYLPMGDGKSPLAKAESWVNVKCPTCGGDAQRETDTLDTFIDSSWYFLRYTDPKNEKEFASRAKQDMWMPVAFYSGGAEHTTMHLLYSRFWHKVLFDLGLVRDSEPYLKRMNRGLILGPDGNKMSKSKGNVIDPDAVVAQLGSDTVRMYLAFIGPYNEVGSYPWSSDGIIGVRRFIERVWKMASKIGADELSESGKRVLHQTIKKVTDEIESFKFNTAVSALMICLNALEKERGIPQEAFETFARILAPFAPHITEELWQQLGHQDSVHIQAWPTYDESVLAEKEIYVIMQVNGKVRGKVLTIPGVTQDDVLALIYKDEKLSRYLEKVTVEKVIFIPNRLISIVTREP; from the coding sequence AATCCTACGACCACAAAAAAATTGAAGAGAAATGGCGTAAAGAGTGGGAGAGGCAAGAGCTTTTCCGTGCGCAGGATGAAGACAAACGCCCCAAGTTCTACTCGTTAATTGAGTTTCCCTATCCGTCGGGAAACCTGCATGTGGGACATTGGTATGCATTTTCTGTTCCAGATATTTTTGCGCGGTACAAACGCATGAAGGGTTTCAATGTGCTCTACCCAATGGGGTTTGATGCATTCGGTTTGCCCGCTGAAAACGCTGCGATTAAAAACAAATTGAATCCGCGCGAGTGGACACTTGGCAATATTGAGTACATGCGCAACCAACTTCGTTCAATGGGTGCATCGTTTGATTGGTCGCGCGAAGTGGTGACGTGTGATCCATCGTACTACAAATGGACACAGTGGCTCTTTCTGCAAATCTACAATAAAGGTTTGGCATATCAAAAAGAAACGGAGGTAAACTGGTGTCCCTCATGCAAGACGGTGCTCGCAAATGAGCAAGTGGTTGCGGGACACTGTGAACGGTGTGAAACAGAAGTTGAGAAGCGTTTGATGAAACAATGGAATCTTAAAATTACCGACTACGCACCACGACTATTGTCTGACTTAGACACACTCCAGTATCCAGAAGCGATTAAAGAAGCACAACGAAATTGGATTGGTGCGTCAGAAGGTGCACAGATTAAATTCGAAATTCGAAATTCGAAATTCGAAAAATTAGATTTTGTTGAGGTGTTTACAACTCGTCCGGACACGCTATTTGGTGCAACCTACCTTGTGCTCGCACCCGAGCATGAATTGGTAGAAAAACTAAAAGGTACTATTTCCAATTTTGCGGAAGTGCAAAAATATGCGACAGAGTCACGCAAGAAAGCGGAGATTGATCGTATGGCGGAGGGAAGAGAAAAGACGGGTGTGAAGCTTGAGGGTGTTGTTGCGATTAATCCAGCAAACAAAGAAGAGATTCCAATATTTATTGCTGATTACGTACTCGCATCATATGGGACAGGTGCCATTATGGCCGTCCCTGCACACGACAGACGAGATTATGAGTTTGCACGGCGTTACGAGTTGCCAATGGTCCACGTTATCGATCCTTTGAACGAGCACGATGTAGACACGTGGGGGTATCCGACGTTTGCTCCTCACCAATTAGAAGACGAAACAGTAGCACAAACTTCGGAACGACATCGTCTTTCAGAGCTTGATTTGATAAAAAAAGGCGAGCGCTGTTACGAAGGTCACGGAGTATTGGTGAATTCAAACCAATTCAATGGAAAAAATACTGAAGAAGTAAAAAGAGAAATTACCGAATCTGTTGGTGGGGAAATGAAAACAACGTACCGTATGCGTGATTGGATTGTGTCACGTCAACGATATTGGGGTTGTCCCATTCCAATTATCCATTGTGAGAAATGTGGTCCAGTTCCTGTTCCAGAGAAAGACCTTCCTGTGATACTTCCCGAAATTGACGACTATCTTCCAATGGGGGATGGTAAGTCGCCTCTCGCAAAAGCAGAAAGTTGGGTGAATGTGAAGTGTCCAACATGTGGCGGAGATGCACAACGCGAAACAGATACGTTGGATACATTCATTGATTCTTCGTGGTATTTTCTTCGATACACCGACCCAAAGAATGAGAAAGAGTTTGCGTCCCGAGCAAAACAAGATATGTGGATGCCTGTTGCGTTTTATTCTGGTGGGGCCGAACACACAACAATGCACTTGCTGTATTCTCGATTTTGGCACAAAGTTCTTTTTGACCTCGGGCTTGTTCGTGACTCGGAACCGTACCTGAAGCGAATGAATCGCGGACTCATTCTTGGTCCTGATGGAAACAAAATGAGTAAGAGTAAAGGAAACGTTATTGATCCAGATGCGGTAGTTGCACAACTTGGGTCGGATACCGTTCGTATGTATCTTGCATTCATTGGACCATACAATGAAGTTGGTTCGTATCCCTGGAGCTCCGACGGTATCATTGGAGTACGAAGATTTATTGAACGAGTATGGAAAATGGCAAGTAAGATTGGCGCTGATGAGCTATCTGAGAGTGGTAAGCGAGTTCTTCATCAAACAATTAAGAAAGTGACGGATGAAATAGAATCGTTTAAGTTTAACACCGCTGTTTCGGCACTCATGATTTGTCTTAATGCTCTGGAGAAAGAAAGGGGAATACCACAAGAAGCTTTTGAAACCTTCGCGCGTATTCTTGCTCCCTTTGCCCCACATATTACCGAAGAGCTTTGGCAACAGCTCGGGCATCAGGATTCTGTTCATATACAAGCGTGGCCGACGTACGATGAGTCAGTACTTGCAGAAAAAGAGATATATGTTATAATGCAGGTCAACGGTAAGGTTCGGGGTAAGGTTTTGACCATCCCCGGAGTGACCCAAGATGACGTTTTGGCCTTAATTTATAAGGATGAAAAGCTGTCTCGGTACCTAGAGAAAGTTACTGTTGAGAAGGTCATTTTTATCCCCAATCGCCTTATAAGTATCGTTACGCGAGAGCCTTGA
- the mltG gene encoding endolytic transglycosylase MltG, with product MSRNMMMNIGVVCGVVLLLILLHTPKPFPEHSLVNIPEGASFVEAASLLKGARIITSTTLLRVLTEVIGGAENIRAGDYLFKKPQGTLAVAYRLTHGDYRLEQIKVVLPEGITVATMADILSKNLPAFDKQKFFSLAYTQEGFLFPDTYFFFVNTTPEDVLSTLSKKSDTILAEYADAIASSSRSLEEIVTMASIIEEEARGREDQRSVSGILWKRFDVGMALQVDATFAYTLGKESHELTSADLELDSPYNSYTRVGLPPTPISNPGRSAIEAALSPTKTPYWYYLNGKDGVTHYAETFEEHKQNKETYL from the coding sequence ATGTCTCGAAATATGATGATGAACATTGGTGTGGTGTGTGGCGTTGTGCTTCTTTTGATTTTGTTGCATACGCCGAAGCCGTTCCCAGAGCACTCCTTGGTGAATATCCCAGAAGGTGCTTCGTTTGTAGAGGCTGCATCGTTGCTTAAAGGCGCACGTATTATTACATCAACAACATTACTCAGGGTGCTTACAGAAGTCATCGGTGGTGCAGAAAATATTCGAGCGGGAGATTACCTTTTTAAAAAACCACAAGGAACACTCGCGGTTGCATATCGCCTCACGCACGGTGACTATCGTTTGGAACAGATTAAAGTAGTGCTCCCTGAAGGCATCACCGTTGCCACTATGGCTGATATTCTTTCAAAAAATCTGCCAGCATTTGACAAACAAAAGTTTTTTTCACTCGCATACACCCAAGAGGGATTTTTGTTTCCTGATACGTATTTCTTTTTTGTAAACACAACACCAGAAGATGTTCTCTCAACACTCTCCAAAAAATCAGACACCATTCTTGCCGAATACGCAGATGCAATTGCATCATCAAGTCGAAGTTTGGAAGAAATAGTAACGATGGCATCTATTATAGAAGAGGAGGCACGTGGGAGAGAAGATCAGCGTAGCGTGTCCGGCATTCTCTGGAAGCGTTTTGATGTTGGCATGGCATTACAAGTTGATGCTACGTTTGCGTACACACTTGGAAAGGAGTCACACGAATTGACGAGTGCAGATTTGGAACTTGATTCTCCATACAATTCATACACACGAGTTGGACTTCCACCAACACCGATTAGCAACCCAGGACGAAGTGCCATTGAAGCGGCACTTTCTCCAACAAAGACACCATATTGGTATTACCTCAATGGAAAGGATGGGGTAACCCACTATGCTGAGACGTTTGAAGAGCACAAGCAAAATAAAGAAACATATTTGTAG
- a CDS encoding MBL fold metallo-hydrolase, whose amino-acid sequence MIITYNTLESFKVQFGDAVLAFNPVSKKSKHTATSYGADVVLVSVNHPDMNGAETVARGDASPLVISGPGEYELNGIVIRGYSSKSMYDGKERLNTVYLVTLEDMKMCFCGALSDGQLSSELYEVLDDVDILFLPIGGDGVLDARAAHKLSVSLEPHVVIPMHYTADTLKAFLKEEGETGASATDKVTLRKKEVIEKEGEVIVLSPQV is encoded by the coding sequence ATGATAATTACGTACAACACACTAGAGTCATTTAAAGTTCAATTTGGAGACGCGGTCCTCGCATTTAACCCCGTATCCAAGAAATCAAAACACACCGCAACATCGTACGGTGCAGATGTTGTGCTTGTTTCGGTGAACCACCCCGATATGAATGGTGCGGAAACGGTTGCACGCGGAGATGCCAGTCCTCTAGTTATCAGTGGGCCAGGAGAATATGAACTCAATGGTATTGTGATTCGCGGATATTCGTCAAAGAGTATGTATGACGGAAAAGAGAGACTCAATACGGTGTACCTCGTTACATTGGAAGATATGAAGATGTGTTTTTGTGGTGCACTTTCTGATGGACAACTTTCTTCAGAGTTGTATGAAGTGCTGGATGATGTTGACATTCTCTTTCTTCCTATTGGTGGAGACGGCGTTCTTGATGCGCGTGCGGCTCACAAACTTTCCGTTTCTCTTGAACCACATGTGGTGATTCCAATGCACTACACAGCAGACACACTCAAGGCGTTTCTTAAAGAAGAGGGAGAAACGGGGGCTTCGGCAACAGACAAGGTAACTTTGCGAAAAAAAGAAGTGATTGAAAAAGAGGGTGAGGTTATTGTGCTTTCTCCACAGGTGTAG